Genomic segment of Carassius carassius chromosome 19, fCarCar2.1, whole genome shotgun sequence:
tttttttaaatgtgtacattTGGGACAGGCTTGTGGATGGTGTCCTGTCCCTCTGGCCCCTCTGGCTGTGGGTATGTTGATCCTATTGTCTTCTGCATCAACACTCGTGGTCTGGTGCATAAAGGGCATCTGGTTAGCAGCTTAGACTCTATAGCAGGCATGAAAAGCAGCCATCATAGCCCATTCACTCTCATCTGCTCAGTGGTGCGACAAGGATGAGGACTGAGTCTGGGTGACTGGGGGACAGGATTTCAGTTTGCCCCACAGGCCACAGGAGCAACGGACTGAACTGGACAGCACTGGACCCACCACTGTGCAAAGGTGACTATTTAGGCTCAGTTAACTTTACCTCTTCATTTAATGCAACAGCTTTTTTTTTCCAGGCCTAAATTGTTGAATGTGAGCCTGTTGGTGATGTGTTTTGGCAAAGTCTTACAGTTGTTTCATGGTCCTGTTTGAAAATGGTCTGCTCAGTCTAGTTTTGTTTATCAAGAATTTtacttattaattaataaaaaaatcatatcaatcattttattattaaatctttgtatatataaaaaacaaaacaaaaccgcaAGCGTATGATATATCAGTTTATCATGCAAGTAAAACACTCTTGGACCACCTTGTTTCTCCCTAATTCCCATTTGTCTTTCTTGTACACAGCTAATACACAACCATGGGAGACTGGAGCTTCTTGGGTAATATTTTGGAAGAAGTAAACGAACACTCCACTGTGATTGGCCGTGTTTGGCTCACAGTTCTGTTCATTTTCCGCATTTTAATTCTCGGCACGGCAGCAGAGTTTGTCTGGGGAGACGAGCAGTCTGATTACGTATGTAACACTCAGCAGCCAGGTTGCGAGAATGTGTGTTATGACGAGGCCTTTCCAATCTCCCACATCCGTCTATGGGTGTTACAAATCATTTTTGTATCCACACCTTCACTTGTATACGTCGGCCATGCTGTCCATTACATCCACATGGAGGAAAAGCGAAAGGAACGTGAAGAAGCTGAGGTTAGCCACCAACAGCAAGTAGGCGAGGAGCATCTTCCACTTGCAGATCAGGGAAGTGTTCGCACCACCAAGGATGCCAGCACGAAGGGTAGCAAAAAGTTCAGACTCGAGGGCACTCTGCTTTTCACGTACATATGCCATATCATCTTCAAAGCTCTTTTTGAAGTAGGCTTCGTGGTTGGACAGTACTTCCTCTACGGGTTCCGCATCCTGCCGCTGTACCAGTGCAGTCGTTGGCCATGCCCCAACACAGTGGACTGCTACGTCTCCCGACCCACTGAGAAGACCATCTTTATAATTTTTATGCTAGCAGTTGCTTGTGTTTCACTGTTCCTTAACTTTGTGGAGATCAGTCACCTCGCCTTGAAGAAGATCCGATTTGTATTCCACCGACCAGCTCCAGCGCAGTTGGAGCCTCTTGGACCACCTGAGAGGAGCTTACCATTCCTTCTGACCACCCCTGTCCAAAAATCTAAGGGTTACAGGCGCCTTGAAGAGGAGAAGAAAGACGAGGTGGCGCACATATATCCACTAGCTGAGGTTGGTATGGAAGAGGGCCAGTTCTTCTCGCCTCAGCTGGAAAAGGAGCAGAAAAGGAGTCAGGAGGCGGTTATGTCAACAGCGCCACCTGTAGAGGAGACAATAATATGCGATGAGACTCAACCCTCCTTCATTCAGGTCACAGGGACACTACCAGAGCTTCCACCAGAAGAACCACTTCGGGAAGGAGATGAGGTAGACAGCTTAAAATCTCCAACAGCTTTCCCAGAAGTACTGGAAGAGCATTCAGAAGGGGAAAGTGTGGAGGAAACATATTTAATATCACTTGAAGAGAGTTTGGATATAGATCTAGGAGAACTGGCCTGTAGAGATGTAACTGAGGAAAAGTCAGCGATGGAAAGTAGCTTAATAGATCCTGAGCCAACACAGGAAGAAAGACTTTCAGGAGCAGAAGAAGAAAAGGAAAACTTACAAGAAATTGGGGAAAAAGATCATAACACCTTTAAGGTCCAAGAGTTGAGGAAAGAAGGGAGTTTACCTGATGTGCTTGAGGAAGCGACAGCAGTTGAGGTGTCTGACCAAGAGAGGGAACTATGTGAAATTGAGCCTTTTGTTAATGAAGACATTTTGGAAGAGGCGATTACTGGTGATCTGGACATGTCTAAAATATCCGAGGGGGAGCAAGAGCCTGAGGCTTTAGGGGAGGTAGCAGGGTCAAATTTACCTGACATAGAGCCCATTGGGGATGAAGTGGATATGGGAAAGGTCAAAGCTAAGGGGGGTGTAGAAGATATGGAAGGGGATGAAGTTCAACAGGATGTTGTAGACTCAGAAGTGGACAAACCTTCAGATGAAGTAGTAGATATAGGAAAGGGTGAAACTCTAGAGGGTCTAGTGGATGCAGGAAGAAGCCGTGCTCTAGAAGATGTACTACAAACAGGCAAGAATGAAGTTTTAGAAAATCTGAATGAAGTTAGACCTTTTGATGCTGCAGTCAGTAAAGGTGAGGAGGTTCTAGATAAAGCTGTAGGACTTGCTGCTGACACTGAACAGGTGGAAACTTTGGCAAAGGAGGAGGTCTCCTTGAAGATAGAGGATCCAGAACAGGTCCAAGTCTCTAGGGAGTGTGATGGGTCAGGGAAAAAAGAGAATTCTATGGAAACTGGAGGCCTAGAGAAGGAGGAGTGTTCTGAAGTAATGATGGGCATGGAGGCCACAGAGGAGATGATGGATGTATCACCTGCACCTCTGGAACTAGAGAAAACAGAGGAAACAAGATCATTAAGTCGTCTCAGCAAAGGTAGCAGCAGAGCCAGGTCAGATGATCTAACAATATGACTGAACTACAAGCAGAAACGTAACTAAAAAATCCCCAAATTCCCAAGTGCCACATTATCAGGTGAATCATTGGACAAGCATGTTTTCTTGGGGTTTTCAACAAGTCATGAAATGCCCCAAGTATGATCATCCCCCTTATGGAATGTATATACTTCATGTATAATGGCCCATTAATACtgtatgagaaaaaaatattatgaatttcTTGTAACCACCTAGGAGTTCTGGAcacaagtttgtgtttgtgtgtgtgtgtgtgtgttttacacacAAGTTCATCTAAAAAGAAAGGCAAAGGTACAAGAACACAAAAACAATGAATGATTTGTAGAAATTATGGCAATAACAAATTACAATCTTCTACTAAAAGTGGTAGCTTATTTATCACAGGGAACATTACTAGGGACATACTTTCAAGcataacttgatttttttttttgtcttgctttTCAAAAAGaccttttctttatttattaaatttcttATACTATAAATCCCATGCAAGATAATCACAGAGTGACATTCTGAAAAAACTGTCTATTGCTTTGACAATTTATGTTTATCTATACATTTGCCTGTTATTGTTTTATGATTATCCTGGGCCATAATCATTGTGTTATCGTTTATAAATCTACAATCAATTTGTTTACAACATTTACATTCCTTTTCAGTAACATCTGGACTTCTGATACaaagtttattaaaaatacagaatattGTAATTGAGAAGTTTGAGAAGTTGTAGGGTTTGATTACAGGTAGCAGGACTAATATTTATATGAACTGTACAACAAAAAAGGGGGTTTTATGATGTGTGTAAGTGAAAtacccagattttttttttttttttgaagacccTGAATAAAGATACCACACCGAGTGATGACCAGTTGTGCTGTTTGTATTCAAATACGTTTTCAACCTGCCCATGAACAACAACGCTATCTGACAtcaacaatgatttttttttttttaagtgtaataaAATTGCATGTTGCTTACTGGAATTGGACAAAAATAACATGTATGCCCTCTAGTGGTCATAAACCTAAATAACAACAACCAGAATTAAAGTGCAAGGTCAGGGACGGATGTGTGAAGACCCCAAACAGCCCTTCTTCAAACCAATGAAATGTGTGAAGATATTTTTGTTTAGTATCAGTGTGACATTGTGGGTGTTTGCAACTTCTTCCAACACATATTTTGCAACCTTGACACAAGTAGGATCAGtcatacatttacaaaaacaGTTTCTACAGAGTGTCTGTTCATCTTTGTTTCTGTTCACAAGATATCTTCTGTTCATGCCTCCATGACCAGCATAAAAATTATAACAccgtgtatttatttacataaaatatccACATACATAACATATTTAAATGTGTTCAAAGAAATTAATTCAAAGAAATGTAAGATTCATAAGAATGAGTTTGCCACTCTGCCTTGATTTAAAggtgtttaatataatataagtaaAACAGCAATCATTTACATCCCCTCTGATATCGTCAGTCACACGTCTTTAAcacttttaatgttttcttttctgcCTGCAGGTAATGATGTCTTGAGAGCTGTCATATTGGTGGTATGGTGATGCCAAGATGAGGATTTGATAATTAAGCCTTTCAAAAGATGCCATTCAAATGATGATTGTCATCctagaaacaaaaagaaaatatacTGTAACTAAAAAATAATCTTCTACTGCAAAATGTTTCTCTTTCTATATGAAGGAAGAATTTAATCTCGCCATTTCTTGTAAATGCTCAGTTTCTTGCTCTTATAAAGGGGACCACAGACACAATCAAGTGTGAAAGTAACACATACGTAAAATAAATGCCTAACCTTTTTGTTGACGCTTCTGTATCAAAATTAaatccttaaaataaaaataaaaacataaagagAAGTTAGATCATCTATGTCACTAAATGGTTGGATTTCCAGTGTAGAAAACATGAATATACCATGCACAATATGTTTAAAGTTTGCCATTCCAGTTGGGTTAGAGTAAGTTTTACATgaaaacagctgaagtggttttCAAACAGCAGTCAGATCTTATAGGAAGGGCCTCTTGATTCAGTCTCTATGTCTCTTGATTTTTAAATTACATGCTCTGAAACAAATTCTCTCGCCCTCATTTTGACCATTATAAAGGTTTTCTGCATATTTTACTTTTCATGTTTCTGATATATGAATGTGTCTGTAGAAACGAGATCTCAGTATGATACCTTTTCCTTAAGTAATGTCTTCATGATGAAGTCCATAATTGGAATCATGTTGATCAGCTGCCCTTTTTTCCATCGTCTGTAAAGATTCAACAGTTCTACTCCAGCGTGTCCTTCTTGACACACTGAGGActaaatgaaaagaaagaaatgtgaaaGACAGTCAAATATGCTTTCATATGCACAGGATTAAAATTTATGATCAAGTAATGTAGCTTTTTTCTTATCACTGACCTTTGGAAGTGACTGCAAAATATGAATTAGCCACTGAAAATCTTTTAGAGCATTTTTCAGGCTCTGATCTTGATGCGTTTTGATGTTCAAAGCTTCCAGACTCCTGAATTTCTCAACAGTGGAAATCTGATgagaaaccattttttttaaatgttaagtaCTTTACAACTCATCTTTTTCTTGTACCTGTAATAACTTTTCTGCAATTGGAAAGAGGCTGATACACTAGTTGTGGTTTTGAATGCATTCAATTTTTATCAGGAAAAATTAGCTAAAATAAACCAAAGGGACTAATTACAGAGGCTCCTTTggtcattttgtttaattttacatataaataaacatatccaTGACCTTAACACACAAATCATAAATTCCAAAACATTTGAAAttctatgaaaataaataaatacaaataattaattaatatatatatttttttacatgagaTCTCGAGTAACTCTTTACCTTGCCAATGTTGTTCTTGTATTTTGACCTCAAACATTTCAGCTCTTTAGACcacctgaaaataaaacatttacattcgtCTAAACTCAAGTCATCAACCATCTTAAAAGATTGGGGCTTTCCAGAAACCTGAAATATCAAATAGCAGAAGGAGTTATTCATTCACTGTCTAGACAAGAAGGATGACAAAGATAATCGCTCAGTTCCTCATAATTTAGCTGTCCAGATTATTTTCTATAGGAATGAAATCTTATCAGCAGAAACAATGCAGAGCCTAATCTACCTTTGCTGTGACTGTTTAACTGTGTTGCTAGGTCTTTTATAATGTTGAAAATGCCCAAGGTGTTTTGCTTCTGTGTGGATACAAAGACATAGACACATGCATGTAGCTATAACTGTCATTCAAAACCAAGCGTAATGAATGTATAGGCTGATTTAATTAGTAAATCAGTGTAAGTATACCTGTAGAAATGTCTCCTTTGATCCTAATGTATTCCTTAACCGGTTTACCTGTTAGATAAAATTGGGTTAAATCTCAAAAGATAAACTGTCTGCACACTTGAATCCTTAAAGCAAATTTAAACACCAAGCTTTTGGTCAAACGACCATCTTCAGGGCATATAGATAAAATTGGGTTAAAATAAACTGGAAAAGTTACAGCCCTCCAAGTCTGTTCATGtttttacataaagaaaaaacACTATGCACACATTCAGAAAATACCAATAGACGTAGATGTTTCATGATGAAAACTTACCATTGTAGTAGACAACTCAGGCTTTATGAACGGTTCAGACATACGATAATATTCTATTTTAACAGTCTCACAACTAGTTTTAGTTTTCCATGTGGACATGACATCTCGtcctttaaaagtaaaaagtatcaTATTAGCATGTATATCTGCGTATTGAATAAGAAAGTTAAGCCAAATGAATGACCGGTCATAGTTGACTTTAAATGAATAGGCTACATGTTTCCATTACCACATAGGAGGTCATTATCTGTATATTCATTGACGTACCCTTCCTTGGCGAATCATGTTGGTTCCGAATACACTTCAAAATCCCCATATGTTCTTATATCGTAGGCTATTTCAGACAGACGAGCGCTTGAGAACCGAACAGTTGTTGTTACAATATATAGTGGGTGGCGCTTCTGTACTTCCTCTTAATTGTGGGCTTTAACTGGAATCACATTATTTCCAAGAACCTGTCATAATAGCGCAGCTGATATCACAGCATTAAAAACGTTACTAGACTTTGAGTCAGCAGCGAGTGtctgaaataacttgatccgatgtggattatgatcaccatgcaaggcagaaatatttataagcgatgctaTAGACTATGCACGctattaccatagtaaacatggtaaatgcgaccgcttgaagaaatcagacgtcagcttcttattctctatcacaatcgtgtatttatttagtaacatattttatgtcataagtctcgtctcgagagtttagctccgcgtAGCATATGTcctaaaatataatgttttttgttcgggagcttttataaaaatatagaaattataattctttctaaatgtgatgtataatgtgactacaaataaacagaaacagactcgactgaattagcaggctatgttcataacgctttatttctgtgactaattttcaatcctgataaattaattaattatgatgcATCaccttattatagtaaaacatttggatttaaatatttaacaaagcatgcaaacaaacggccgcttttcaagtgatttattttttattagttgtttgataATTTCTTTttgtggtgaaatgatggggttgcatgacgttgttcctgatAGGCGTGTTAAGGgcggttccctttcaagggaacttcgacctgcaacctctaggggtcgctatggggtcCACCaggtctgtccagcttcctccccctccatcggatccaactcaccaccaggtggtgatcagttgacagctcggCCCCTCTCTTTACctgagtgtccaagacatactgCCGGAAGTCAGGAGAAACGAGCACAAAGTCAATCATTGACCTCCTACctggtgtcctggtgccacgagCAATATGGACAAACTGTGActtgcacagaagtccaataacagaacaccacttgggttcagatcagggggggcCATTCCTCCCAATCACACCCCTCCAGGTATCACTGTTGCTGCCCacgtgagcattgaagtcccccagtagaacGACGGAGTCCCtggtcggagcactttccagcacccctcccagagacccCAGGAAGGCCGGGTACTCTACACTGCCATTTGGCCCATAAGCACAAATGACAGTGAGAGGCCTATCCCCGACCCGCAGGCACATGGAAGTGACCCTTTCGTTCActggggtaaactccaacacatggcgacTTAGCTGGGGAGCTATGAGCAACCCCACACCAGCCCTCCAGAGTAGTAGATCCATCCTCTCTCAAGGGGGGTGGTTCCAGGGCCCAAGCTGTGCATGGAGGTGAGCCTCCTgcacaagctcaggctccttccccgccagtgaggtgacatttCACGTCCCTAAGGCCAGTTTCCATGTCCAGAGATCAGGTCGTCGGGGCCCCTGCCTTCGACCGATCCCCGATCCACAATGCACCAGCCCCTTATGATTCCTCCCGCAGATGATGGGTCCACGGGAGGTCGGCCCCATGTTGCTTTTTCGGGCTAAGCCCGGCCGGGCCCCATgaggggaggcccggccacctgGCTCcaggcgacgtcacggtccttgtttttacatttttcataaagGGCTGATGAACCACTATATAAATTTAAAGGGAGTACTCTTTGCATGCTGTAGGCTATAAGattatatattcagaatttaaataaaaccTGTGTTTTTCATGCTTGATGAGCGGCCCCAGAGAAAGCTAACTACTACACTATATAGAAAAAGATAATAATTTCAGAAGCACAAATGATTGGTCTCTTTGGTGGTCAGCACCAGAATTTTCCTGTGAAGCATTAAGTGTAAATACAACATTGAGTGAACTGAGACAGACTTTACTGTTACATGAATCGAATGAGTGGATCTGGAATTTTACTACAAGCCACAAggttcataaaataatttttcccAAATTGCTGCCATTTTATTTaacatgtaatacatttttgcaGGTATTATTTTTCTCAGCTTCTTGTGTGCTAAAGGAAACTACTCAGAATGAAATGTAAGTCAAATGACTAATGATTCATGACTACGAGAGCACAGACGTGGAAACACACAACAGGTCAGGGAGGAAAATAATTTCCTGgtaaaagttcctggtacaattgttccgggtaatttcagtgaatttacccggaactttatttagagtAAATAATAGGCTATTATATCATATTTCTACTTCCTTGTAGGGCAGACTAGGGATTACAATATATTTCTTGTAATGCTGTATGTATTTATTGCTTTATATATCACAAGTAAAGATAATCTGTTGTAACTGATTTAGTGAACAAATAGAACAATAACACAACagtaaaattaatttagaaaGAATTTGGAAAGTACTGCATTTGAATAATGGCTTATGAAAAAGTAGCCTCaaattacaagtttttttttttacattagtaaatatatttaaattacaaaatgttattttgaagaataaCAAAGGAGTCACTAGAAAatcttaatacacacacacatatatatatatatatatatatatatatatgtatgtatatgtaacaGTTCTATACATAAAAATCTGTACAAACACGATCTTAACTTCTATTGTAACATTTTGACTTCTCATTAAAACTcaataaaataagcaaaatacttattgtaaaatgtttagtATAAACCTTAATGTTTAGGATTAAGTAGAAGTAAGTGAAATGTGTTTTACCACATATTTTACTATGAAATTATAACACTCTGTCTGTCTCAACAGAGCCAAACCCTGGGTAAATAATTACCGTCTCTTTAAAATCTATGTTAAAGGTGTAGGTATGTCTTCCTCTCTTTGAATCATAGAAAGAGATGTGGCCCTCTTCTATGTCCAGATTAACTCCTATTTTAGAGGGTGTTGGCAGGTCCAGTTTAGTGTCTGGTTCAGTCAAAGCCATCAAAgttggtctcttaaaataatacactttgctaatcatagttagcccagcgataggttacattagaaaataagccttgacaaaattccccaaaccACCCAAAAGTTATTAatatggccgtatggcatacgggtcaggtagcctgcttcccttcgcgagagttaatttacaaaattagctgtcacggtcccgcagagtcagtGACTGtaccaagcgtgccgcacaagccctaaaaagtgaagccaaaacgtctcgatcgccccccgGTGgctggtcctagtataggtcataagtCCCGCCTCCCCATGTTTTTCAACGGGACGTGAGacaaactaaacaattaaattacactTCAAATATCGTTTTTCCAAAGGTGGTTTCTTTCATTTGCTGTAGCTTTTATCACGCTGATGTAAGTTCAAGTGTCTGTTtcaaaaataagttgttttttagttaGTTACGTGATGCGGTGGTGTAACGTCATGATTGACAGCTCTGATTGACAGGTTCTCGAGCGAAGTAGTCACTGAAGCACCAACGGACATTCTTTTCGGGATCTTCGGAGGACTGTGGAGattgtatttactttattttaacaaGCCTTTTGTCGTACTGCAatcaattttttaaaaagtgtgcagAATCCACTCTCCATGAGTGCATTCTGCGAGAGTGAGGGCGGAGCGTTGATTTTCACGGCTTTACTTCCTGCTCAATACTGCGCATGTCTGGTCCCGAGATcgctactgcgcagactcaagtTCAatatgtcagcgccatatcgggactcTGGCGGCTTCAGTTCTCatcaatggaagagagcgaaggggCGTCGTCCacctttttttacagtctatggactGTACATATTTGGACAGttccgaaccttcttctgcatccatgtctaataaatccctcctaaaacgtgctagcttacgcttgtcaacattgcgcGTCCGCGCCTCTTTctgcctccagctaagccccgcccacccggagacgttgcaatgtttactgTGTTTGGATCCAAAATTACATCGGCTTCAAGAACAAAAGGAAAAGATATTGTATTGATTCTTGAACTCTGTattgttcatttacatttatatacccTGATTATGAAAGCTGCAGTTGAGCTTTGAGGATTTAGTGAGATTGCCGGTTATGGAAGAAACCAAGATTAAATTGTTCGACaaagcaaaaaatattatttatgagaCTATGGCTTAAAGTACTTAccttaaagtatttattattattatgacagtCAGGAATCAAACTTTTAGATCTTTGTCAAGGTAACGGTGTCCTGTAGAGGGAAGCACTTACCGTCGCATTGAATTATTTTACCCCATGAAGAAAAAACTCCCTAAACCACGGAAGTGGATGTGATGAACTGCTGTTTTGCATGTGTTTTATTCCagaaaaatgctatttttaatttCTATGATGGCAGAACATGACACGAATTAACATTGGATTTAAGATGTGCTAAAGATGTAGTTCCAGCGCACATTTTCAACAGTGTTTGTTCATTCGTTGAGGATTCAGTCTCATATGTTAACAGCTAGCGACTGACTgacagttgtttttgtattttagtgTCATTCATGTAAATGACACGTAGTGCTTATGTACGAAGAGTGTGTTAAATTAGTAAAACTCAAGATTCTTTAATTCATCCGCTTGTCTATTAAGTCTTCGTCTATTGAATCAAATCTCTTTTGTCACATCACCATAATCAGTAATGGTGAGTGTAGTTACAGTGTTGTATAGTAAAGTTTTCAGCCATAATACACTGCAGTCTATATACAGTGTGTCTGGCTTGTGCTGAGGTGCATCTCTACTTTTGAATGACAGAGCACTGAGGACTTCACATCACCATGGTCCACAGGAAGAGAGGTCACACTCATGCCCCTAAAACCCTTTCATCTCTGGACACTCACTCCTCCAGCAGCACACTGCGGCACACTGATCATGAGCTGGGCATAAAGCACAGGATATGTATGGTGTCAGACTTCTTCTACCCAAACATGGGTGGTGTGGAGAGTCACATCTACCAGCTCTCACAGTGCCTCATAGAGAAGGGCCATAAGGTCGTTATCGCAACTCATGCATATGGAGACCGTCGTGGGATTCGCTACTTGACCAGTGGACTGAAGGTGTATTATCTGCCACTGCAGGTGTGTTTTACAGTATACTACATTAGTTTAAAGTCTCATACATATCACACTTGCCACTCACATCCCCATGTCTTTTTCTTTTAAGGTCATGTATAATCAGTCCACAGCGACCACCTGCTTTCACAGTTTGCCGTTGCtccggtgtgtgtttgtgcgtgaaCGCATCACAATCGTGCACGCTCACAGCTCCTTTTCTGCGATGGCCCATGATGCTTTGTTCCACGCCAAGACTATGGGACTCAACACCGTATTCACAGATCACTCTCTTTTTGGATTTGCGGACCTGAGCTCTGTACTG
This window contains:
- the gja8a gene encoding gap junction protein alpha 8 paralog a; this encodes MGDWSFLGNILEEVNEHSTVIGRVWLTVLFIFRILILGTAAEFVWGDEQSDYVCNTQQPGCENVCYDEAFPISHIRLWVLQIIFVSTPSLVYVGHAVHYIHMEEKRKEREEAEVSHQQQVGEEHLPLADQGSVRTTKDASTKGSKKFRLEGTLLFTYICHIIFKALFEVGFVVGQYFLYGFRILPLYQCSRWPCPNTVDCYVSRPTEKTIFIIFMLAVACVSLFLNFVEISHLALKKIRFVFHRPAPAQLEPLGPPERSLPFLLTTPVQKSKGYRRLEEEKKDEVAHIYPLAEVGMEEGQFFSPQLEKEQKRSQEAVMSTAPPVEETIICDETQPSFIQVTGTLPELPPEEPLREGDEVDSLKSPTAFPEVLEEHSEGESVEETYLISLEESLDIDLGELACRDVTEEKSAMESSLIDPEPTQEERLSGAEEEKENLQEIGEKDHNTFKVQELRKEGSLPDVLEEATAVEVSDQERELCEIEPFVNEDILEEAITGDLDMSKISEGEQEPEALGEVAGSNLPDIEPIGDEVDMGKVKAKGGVEDMEGDEVQQDVVDSEVDKPSDEVVDIGKGETLEGLVDAGRSRALEDVLQTGKNEVLENLNEVRPFDAAVSKGEEVLDKAVGLAADTEQVETLAKEEVSLKIEDPEQVQVSRECDGSGKKENSMETGGLEKEECSEVMMGMEATEEMMDVSPAPLELEKTEETRSLSRLSKGSSRARSDDLTI
- the zgc:113314 gene encoding uncharacterized protein zgc:113314 gives rise to the protein MGILKCIRNQHDSPRKGRDVMSTWKTKTSCETVKIEYYRMSEPFIKPELSTTMVNRLRNTLGSKETFLQKQNTLGIFNIIKDLATQLNSHSKGFWKAPIF